Proteins encoded in a region of the Candidatus Methylomirabilota bacterium genome:
- a CDS encoding sugar ABC transporter permease — MARAEALPRILPRTATRRPGPRRPWRAIALFVGPTLALYLAVVVYPILVTFYNSFHTLRMDLGMQYEFVGLEHFREILGSDEVFWKAAGNSLTWGLVAPLIDIPLAFVLALTLYARVPFAKFFRTVWFTPVLMSYPVVGVIWLWVYNYDWGMANLLLRAVGLGAYAQAWLASPATALPALILVTTWMFAGFNMVVLLAAIHAIPVEYLEAARVDGASGWRRTLHIIVPLVRPTLVNLAILDFIGKMKQFALVWVMTRGGPMWGTETVATYVIKRAFEWKTLDLGYPSAIAVLWFAIIFGLSYGLTRLLQRREALQF, encoded by the coding sequence TTGGCGCGCGCCGAGGCGCTTCCGCGGATCCTGCCCCGGACGGCCACCCGCCGTCCGGGGCCCCGCCGGCCCTGGAGGGCGATCGCCCTCTTCGTCGGCCCGACCCTGGCCCTCTACCTCGCCGTCGTCGTCTACCCGATCCTCGTCACCTTCTACAACAGCTTCCACACGCTGCGCATGGATCTCGGCATGCAGTACGAGTTCGTGGGGCTCGAGCATTTCCGCGAGATCCTCGGGAGCGACGAGGTCTTCTGGAAGGCGGCCGGGAACTCGCTGACCTGGGGCCTGGTCGCCCCGCTGATCGACATCCCGCTGGCGTTCGTCCTGGCCCTCACGCTCTACGCCCGGGTGCCGTTCGCCAAGTTCTTCCGCACGGTGTGGTTCACGCCGGTCCTGATGTCCTACCCGGTCGTCGGCGTCATCTGGCTCTGGGTCTACAACTACGACTGGGGAATGGCGAACCTCCTCCTGCGAGCGGTCGGGCTCGGGGCGTATGCCCAGGCCTGGCTGGCGAGCCCGGCCACCGCCCTCCCCGCCCTCATCCTGGTCACCACCTGGATGTTCGCCGGGTTCAACATGGTCGTCCTGCTCGCGGCCATCCACGCGATCCCGGTCGAGTACCTCGAGGCGGCGCGGGTGGACGGGGCGAGCGGCTGGCGGCGCACGCTTCACATCATCGTGCCGCTCGTCCGGCCGACGCTCGTGAATCTGGCCATCCTCGACTTCATCGGCAAGATGAAGCAGTTCGCGCTGGTCTGGGTCATGACCCGCGGGGGGCCGATGTGGGGCACGGAGACGGTCGCGACGTACGTGATCAAGCGGGCCTTCGAGTGGAAGACACTCGACCTCGGCTACCCCTCGGCGATCGCGGTCCTGTGGTTCGCCATCATCTTCGGGCTCTCCTACGGCCTGACCCGACTGCTCCAGCGCCGGGAGGCGCTGCAGTTTTGA
- a CDS encoding carbohydrate ABC transporter permease, whose amino-acid sequence MRRLRRWLLLVPVLAYTAFSAGPYLWTAAMSLRTTDEIYRSHYGLPIPAHWEKYHAAWTQFGYATYFRNSAIVSVASVLMVTVLGAMAGFAFGRSRYAFPLREPLFLLIFLSLMFPPQIMLLALFQILVQYRLFNTLTGLVLVYVATELPLTIYLLRAFFAQIPQELEEAARIDGCGDWTMFWRVMFPMALPAVATTVILNFIYFWNEFLYAVVFITQQRIRTLPLAIQFLVSDQYFDIGMLATGLMIATLPVLALYVFLSEWFVKGMTAGAIKG is encoded by the coding sequence ATGAGACGGCTCCGGCGCTGGCTGCTGCTCGTTCCGGTTCTCGCCTACACGGCATTCTCGGCGGGACCCTATCTGTGGACCGCGGCGATGTCGCTCCGGACCACCGACGAGATCTACCGGAGCCACTACGGCCTGCCGATCCCGGCCCACTGGGAGAAGTACCACGCGGCCTGGACGCAGTTCGGCTACGCGACCTACTTCCGCAACAGCGCGATCGTGTCGGTCGCCTCCGTCCTGATGGTCACCGTGCTGGGCGCGATGGCCGGCTTCGCCTTCGGGCGCTCCCGCTACGCCTTCCCGCTCCGGGAGCCGCTCTTCCTCCTGATCTTCCTCTCGCTCATGTTCCCGCCCCAGATCATGCTGCTCGCGCTCTTCCAGATCCTGGTCCAGTACCGGCTCTTCAACACGCTGACCGGGCTCGTCCTCGTCTACGTGGCGACCGAGCTGCCGCTGACGATCTACCTCCTGCGGGCGTTCTTCGCCCAGATTCCGCAAGAGCTGGAGGAGGCGGCTCGGATCGACGGATGCGGCGACTGGACGATGTTCTGGCGGGTGATGTTCCCGATGGCCTTGCCGGCGGTGGCGACCACCGTGATCCTGAACTTCATCTACTTCTGGAACGAGTTCCTCTACGCGGTCGTGTTCATCACGCAGCAGAGGATCCGGACGCTCCCGCTGGCCATCCAGTTCCTGGTGAGCGACCAGTACTTCGACATCGGCATGCTGGCGACCGGGCTCATGATCGCCACGCTGCCGGTGCTGGCGCTCTACGTCTTCCTCTCCGAGTGGTTCGTGAAGGGCATGACCGCGGGGGCGATCAAGGGGTAG